In a single window of the Elaeis guineensis isolate ETL-2024a chromosome 4, EG11, whole genome shotgun sequence genome:
- the LOC140857487 gene encoding receptor-like protein EIX2 translates to MDLKRTQFLLLFFAFLCARVRKLNGDSIPRCIPIERNALLGFKEGLKDPSNRLSSWVGDDCCTWEGVACDNHTSHVVKLDLRNPSCFEYYPPNNTWCLGGELRPSLLGLKHLNYLDLSINNFGGIRIPEFMGSFRQLKYLNLSFAGLGGLIPHQLGNLSSLQYLDLSYNYYYYGDNFEVPPRFLIIDNAIWISRLFSLRYLNMSDVKFREGAHWLQALNMLPSIVEVHLQFCGINTTSLSLPHVNFTSLSILDLSWNYINSTIPGWLFNISSLEYLDLSGNFINSTIPGWLFNISSLEYLDLSSNFINSTIPGWLFNISSLEYLDLRYNFFRGIIPPAIKNLASLKALHLSNNWFLEGKIPVEFGELCKLQYLGLSYINISKNLHELDKVFTGCIKNSLETLYMENTQLGGYLPDWLGDFKKLKYLDLSGNSISGPIPVSLGRLSALQKLYLFDNKLNGTFPKSFRRLVELVELYLGWNLLEGVMSEEQFANFTKLKSLDLSQNQLILNLTSDWIPPFQLQMLDIGSCKLGPRFPAWLRMLKNISYLDMSSTGISDTIPDWFWRSFSQIWYLDISSNGITGSVPDLTDFINLEYFNLSCNHFEGPLPNFNSSILSLLDLSNNSFSRAAHLDIGKSVPNLNYLSLSTNNLSGEIPLSLCHLRYGALDLSKNLLSGELPDCWNHSSLIIVMDFSNNSLSGSIPPSICSLPFLESLHLSNNNLSGELPSFLKSCARLNTLDLGQNIFIGKIPTWIGESLLSLKILRLRSNKLVGNIPPNLSRLKALQILDLASNNLSGTIPSSFGNFTAMKVSGEMNGTILKNYTRYNENMQVIIKGIYIEYAILLPLVIVMDISNNNLSGMIPEELTSLFGLVSLNLSENHLTGEITEKIGALQQLESLDLSRNNLFGGIPSSIIGLTFLSYLNLSYNNLSGRVPTGNQLQTFIDQSIYIGNPDLCGFPLSQKCKDDKTNQGLNAVGGDEQNDNTMDEEGSEMKWLYMSMGPGFAVGFWIVFGPLLFNREWREAYFQHIDQVFNMVYMVLATISPTLQRDSL, encoded by the coding sequence ATGGATCTTAAAAGAACCCAATTTCTACTTTTGTTCTTTGCTTTCCTGTGTGCTCGAGTGAGAAAACTCAATGGAGATTCAATCCCGAGATGCATACCCATCGAAAGGAATGCTCTTCTTGGGTTCAAAGAAGGCCTCAAAGATCCCTCCAACAGGCTATCTTCTTGGGTGGGTGACGACTGTTGCACATGGGAAGGCGTGGCCTGTGACAATCATACCAGCCATGTTGTCAAGCTAGACCTCCGCAACCCATCATGCTTCGAATACTATCCTCCAAACAACACGTGGTGCTTGGGAGGTGAGTTGAGGCCTTCCTTACTTGGGCTGAAACACCTGAATTATCTTGATCTGAGCATTAACAACTTTGGAGGAATTCGTATCCCAGAATTCATGGGCTCATTCCGTCAGCTCAAATATCTCAACCTCTCCTTTGCTGGTTTGGGTGGACTGATCCCACATCAGCTTGGGAATCTATCGAGCCTCCAATATCTTGATCTcagttataattattattattatggtgACAATTTTGAAGTTCCACCTAGATTTCTCATCATTGATAATGCCATCTGGATTTCTCGACTTTTTTCTCTGCGATATCTCAATATGTCGGATGTGAAATTCAGAGAAGGTGCTCATTGGCTGCAAGCACTAAACATGCTCCCTTCTATTGTTGAGGTACACTTACAATTCTGTGGCATCAACACCACTtcgctctctcttccacatgtgAATTTTACTTCACTTTCTATTCTTGATCTTTCTTGGAATTATATTAATTCAACGATACCTGGTTGGTTGTTCAACATAAGTAGCCTGGAGTACCTTGATCTCAGCGGTAATTTTATTAATTCGACGATACCTGGTTGGTTGTTCAACATAAGTAGCCTGGAGTACCTTGATCTCAGCAGTAATTTTATTAATTCGACGATACCTGGTTGGTTGTTCAACATAAGCAGCCTCGAGTACCTTGATCTTAGATATAATTTCTTTCGGGGCATCATTCCGCCTGCAATTAAGAATCTAGCTTCGCTCAAGGCCCTTCATTTATCCAATAATTGGTTTCTTGAAGGCAAAATTCCAGTTGAATTTGGGGAGCTGTGTAAGCTGCAGTATTTGGGATTGTCATACATTAATATCAGCAAAAATTTGCATGAACTTGATAAAGTGTTTACTGGATGCATCAAAAATAGTTTAGAAACTTTGTACATGGAGAACACCCAGCTTGGCGGTTATTTGCCAGACTGGTTGGGAGACTTCAAAAAGCTCAAATATCTCGATTTGAGTGGCAACTCAATTTCTGGTCCTATTCCTGTATCACTTGGAAGGTTGTCAGCActtcaaaaattatatcttttcgACAATAAGTTGAATGGGACTTTCCCAAAAAGTTTTAGAAGACTTGTGGAGTTAGTTGAGTTATATCTCGGATGGAACCTTTTGGAGGGTGTCATGTCTGAAGAGCAGTTTGCCAATTTCACCAAACTGAAATCTCTAGATTTATCACAAAATCAATTAATTCTGAATCTGACATCTGATTGGATCCCCCCTTTTCAGCTTCAGATGTTAGATATTGGTTCTTGCAAGCTGGGACCACGATTCCCTGCATGGCTCCGGATGCTAAAAAACATTAGCTATTTAGACATGTCTAGCACAGGAATTTCAGACACTATACCGGATTGGTTTTGGAGGTCATTTTCCCAGATATGGTACTTAGATATCTCCAGCAATGGGATCACTGGCAGTGTACCTGACCTTACAGACTTCATCAACCTTGAGTATTTTAATTTGAGTTGTAACCACTTTGAGGGACCTTTGCCAAATTTTAATTCTTCAATATTGTCCCTACTAGATCTATCGAACAATTCATTTTCAAGAGCGGCTCATCTTGACATTGGCAAAAGTGTGCCTAATTTGAATTATCTCTCTCTTTCCACAAATAATTTAAGTGGTGAAATTCCCTTGTCTCTTTGTCATCTTCGATATGGCGCTCTTGATCTTTCAAAAAATCTATTGTCGGGTGAGCTCCCTGATTGCTGGAACCACTCTTCCCTTATCATTGTTATGGATTTTTCAAACAATAGTCTATCTGGAAGTATTCCTCCATCAATCTGTTCATTACCTTTTCTTGAGTCATTGCATTTGAGTAATAATAATCTTTCGGGAGAACTCCCTTCATTCTTGAAGAGTTGTGCGAGATTAAATACTCTTGATCTTGGACAGAATATATTCATTGGTAAAATACCTACTTGGATAGGAGAAAGTTTGTTGTCTCTAAAGATCCTTCGCTTACGATCAAACAAGCTTGTTGGAAATATTCCTCCTAATCTATCAAGACTAAAGGCTCTTCAAATCCTGGATCTGGCCAGTAACAATTTATCAGGAACCATCCCTTCTAGCTTTGGAAACTTTACTGCCATGAAAGTGTCGGGAGAGATGAATGGAaccattttaaaaaattatactcGTTACAATGAAAACATGCAAGTGATCATAAAAGGAATATACATTGAGTATGCCATATTGCTTCCGCTTGTGATCGTTATGGACATTTCAAATAATAACTTATCTGGAATGATACCAGAAGAGCTGACCAGCCTTTTTGGACTCGTGAGCTTAAATTTGTCCGAAAATCATCTGACAGGAGAGATCACAGAAAAGATTGGTGCATTGCAACAGTTGGAGTCACTTGACTTGTCAAGAAATAATTTATTCGGTGGAATTCCTTCAAGCATCATTGGTCTAACTTTTTTGAGTTACTTGAACTTGTCATATAACAATCTATCAGGAAGAGTTCCGACAGGTAatcaacttcaaaccttcattgaCCAGTCTATTTATATTGGTAATCCTGATCTTTGTGGGTTCCCATTAAGTCAAAAGTGCAAAGATGACAAGACAAACCAAGGTCTAAATGCAGTTGGAGGGGATGAACAAAATGATAACACCATGGATGAAGAAGGATCTGAAATGAAGTGGTTGTATATGAGCATGGGGCCAGGATTCGCAGTAGGTTTCTGGATTGTCTTTGGCCCACTATTATTCAATAGAGAATGGAGAGAAGCCTATTTTCAACATATAGATCAAGTATTCAATATGGTTTACATGGTCCTAGCAACAATTTCACCAACATTACAACGTGACAGTTTGTGA